In a genomic window of Bifidobacterium crudilactis:
- a CDS encoding integrase core domain-containing protein has translation GTQYISALYGTHLTQAGILASTGSVGDSYDNALAETVNGAYKDELIRRSKPFGSVHALEQATFPWVSWWNNQRLHESLGYRTPCEVETLYHQQQAISIAPKTNKTA, from the coding sequence TCGGCACCCAATACATCAGTGCCCTGTACGGCACGCACCTGACACAAGCAGGCATCCTCGCATCCACCGGCAGCGTGGGCGACTCCTACGACAACGCGCTGGCCGAAACCGTCAACGGCGCGTACAAGGACGAACTGATCCGCCGATCCAAGCCATTCGGGTCCGTGCACGCGTTGGAACAGGCCACGTTCCCATGGGTCTCCTGGTGGAACAACCAACGTCTCCATGAAAGCCTCGGCTACCGGACACCATGCGAAGTCGAAACCCTGTATCATCAACAACAGGCGATATCAATCGCCCCAAAAACCAACAAAACAGCGTGA
- a CDS encoding LPXTG cell wall anchor domain-containing protein yields the protein MHDKTSRLPQTGDGSSMGMMLIGLVTLLLSLGLVVISRFTI from the coding sequence ATGCACGATAAAACAAGTAGATTACCTCAAACAGGTGATGGATCATCAATGGGTATGATGTTAATTGGACTAGTGACGTTATTGCTAAGCTTAGGTTTAGTAGTTATAAGTAGATTTACTATTTGA
- a CDS encoding IS66 family transposase, whose translation MEETIKKSPLKLLRNVINNALNLKDRVYQIFEHCDPPLHNNHDEQQIHSTTLVRKNKSVHKTNGRRKG comes from the coding sequence ATCGAGGAAACAATCAAGAAATCACCGTTAAAATTATTACGCAATGTGATTAACAATGCCCTTAATCTAAAGGACCGGGTTTACCAGATCTTTGAGCATTGTGATCCACCTTTACACAATAACCACGATGAGCAACAGATCCACTCTACCACGCTGGTGCGAAAGAATAAGTCTGTTCACAAAACCAACGGCAGGCGCAAAGGCTAA